Proteins encoded by one window of Acidimicrobiales bacterium:
- a CDS encoding ferritin-like domain-containing protein — MTTTELPNTELPSATEMNDAFKLIDDHAQRIFTWRYDRERDQLVTLYNKAMASQWNSVTELDWSTDVDPEREVNMDSPIIGLTRHIKGMPGSPIASWGEKEFVQLALELQKAQLSQFMHGEQGAMMVAAKIVETVPWIDAKYYASTQTMDEARHTEVFAKYLHTKLGDAYPMSPFLEEQITVLLEDSRWDIAYLGMQIVIESLALAAFGDMLRSTEEPLLKKLLRYVMADEARHVAFGILSLGEHYKELSSPELKERQDFLCENTLRNRSRASTPEVWERMGVSFDDVVPFVMEAMASTGKSPVGSFQRGFFAKLVPNVRKLGLLDANDGYLREQWGKAGLLEFEFAEDTASDFEAYDAVAQDRAAAAAS, encoded by the coding sequence ATGACCACCACCGAGCTGCCGAACACCGAGCTGCCCAGCGCGACGGAGATGAACGACGCGTTCAAGCTCATCGACGACCACGCCCAGCGCATCTTCACCTGGCGCTACGACCGGGAGCGCGACCAGCTCGTCACCCTCTACAACAAGGCCATGGCGTCGCAGTGGAACTCGGTCACCGAGCTCGACTGGTCCACCGACGTCGACCCCGAGCGCGAGGTCAACATGGACAGCCCCATCATCGGGCTGACCCGCCACATCAAGGGCATGCCCGGCTCGCCCATCGCCAGCTGGGGCGAGAAGGAGTTCGTCCAGCTCGCCCTCGAGCTGCAGAAGGCCCAGCTGAGCCAGTTCATGCACGGCGAGCAGGGCGCCATGATGGTCGCCGCCAAGATCGTCGAGACCGTGCCGTGGATCGACGCCAAGTACTACGCGTCGACCCAGACGATGGACGAGGCCCGTCACACCGAGGTCTTCGCCAAGTACCTCCACACCAAGCTCGGCGACGCCTACCCCATGAGCCCGTTCCTCGAGGAGCAGATCACCGTCCTGCTCGAGGACAGCCGCTGGGACATCGCCTACCTCGGCATGCAGATCGTCATCGAGAGCCTGGCGCTCGCCGCCTTCGGCGACATGCTCCGCAGCACCGAGGAGCCGCTGCTCAAGAAGCTGCTCCGCTACGTCATGGCCGACGAGGCCCGCCACGTTGCCTTCGGCATCCTCAGCCTCGGCGAGCACTACAAGGAGCTGTCGTCCCCCGAGCTCAAGGAGCGCCAGGACTTCCTCTGCGAGAACACCCTCCGCAACCGCTCCCGCGCCTCGACCCCCGAGGTGTGGGAGCGGATGGGCGTCAGCTTCGACGACGTCGTGCCTTTCGTCATGGAGGCCATGGCCAGCACCGGGAAGAGCCCGGTGGGCAGCTTCCAGCGAGGGTTCTTCGCCAAGCTGGTCCCCAACGTCCGCAAGCTCGGCCTGCTCGATGCCAACGACGGCTACCTCCGCGAGCAGTGGGGTAAGGCCGGCCTGCTCGAGTTCGAGTTCGCCGAGGACACGGCGTCGGACTTCGAGGCCTACGACGCCGTCGCCCAGGACCGGGCAGCCGCCGCTGCATCCTGA